From the Sphingomonas phyllosphaerae 5.2 genome, one window contains:
- a CDS encoding ABC transporter permease/substrate-binding protein yields MNDALARVPALAAQHLLLAMAALMLALAIGVPLAIRAARAPRLAAVVLGAASLVQTIPSLALLALFYPMLLWFGHGVPALGFLPALLALTLYALLPIVRNIVTGLRGLDPAVLEAADGIGMTAAQKLRIVELPLVLPVAMAGIRTAAVWTIGAATLSTTVGQPSLGDLIFAGLQTQAWTLVIAGCIGAAALALGVDALLGLAERAAGQRRWSRVWLALGVLAAVTVAASAPLWAGGGDRRIVVGAKNFSEQYILARLIGDRLERAGYSVSYRDGLGSAVAFGAVARGDVDVYVDYAGTIWTAEMHRTDTPPRASQVRAIADWTQKSRGVTLLGALGFENAYAFAMRGDDARRRGIATLDDLVGAAPRLRFGADLEFLDRPEWQAIRRAYPLRFAAATPYSPTFMYRALDSGRADVISAFSSDGRIAADRLTVLADPKHAVPGYDAVMLMSPAHRDDARFAAALRPLVGRIPVTMMREANYRVDRDVDKQSPEAAARWLAARLGL; encoded by the coding sequence ATGAACGACGCGCTCGCCCGCGTCCCTGCGCTCGCTGCGCAGCACCTGCTGCTCGCGATGGCGGCGTTGATGCTCGCGCTGGCGATCGGCGTTCCGCTCGCGATCCGCGCCGCGCGCGCGCCGCGGCTGGCGGCGGTGGTGCTCGGTGCCGCCAGTCTCGTCCAGACGATCCCCAGCCTCGCGCTGCTCGCGCTCTTCTATCCGATGTTGTTGTGGTTCGGGCACGGCGTGCCCGCGCTGGGCTTCCTCCCGGCGCTCCTGGCGCTCACGCTGTATGCGCTGCTGCCGATCGTCCGTAACATCGTCACCGGGCTGCGCGGTCTCGACCCGGCGGTGCTGGAGGCGGCGGACGGAATCGGGATGACCGCGGCGCAGAAGCTGCGCATCGTCGAATTGCCGCTGGTGCTGCCGGTCGCAATGGCCGGGATCCGCACCGCGGCGGTGTGGACGATCGGTGCGGCGACGCTGTCGACCACCGTCGGGCAGCCGAGCCTCGGCGACCTGATCTTCGCCGGCTTGCAGACGCAGGCGTGGACGCTGGTGATCGCCGGCTGCATCGGCGCCGCTGCGCTCGCGCTGGGCGTCGACGCGTTGCTCGGCCTCGCCGAACGCGCCGCCGGGCAGCGTCGCTGGTCGCGGGTGTGGCTGGCGCTCGGCGTGCTCGCGGCGGTCACGGTGGCGGCGAGCGCGCCCTTGTGGGCGGGTGGAGGCGATCGCCGTATCGTGGTCGGCGCGAAGAACTTCTCCGAGCAATATATCCTCGCGCGGCTGATCGGCGACCGGCTGGAGCGGGCGGGATATTCGGTCAGCTACCGCGACGGGCTCGGCTCGGCGGTCGCGTTCGGCGCGGTCGCGCGCGGGGACGTCGATGTCTACGTCGATTATGCCGGCACGATCTGGACGGCGGAGATGCACCGCACCGACACGCCGCCGCGCGCGTCGCAAGTGCGCGCGATCGCCGACTGGACGCAAAAGTCGCGCGGCGTCACTTTGCTCGGCGCATTGGGGTTCGAGAATGCCTACGCCTTCGCGATGCGCGGCGACGACGCGCGCAGGCGCGGGATCGCGACCCTCGACGATCTGGTCGGCGCCGCGCCGCGCCTTCGCTTCGGTGCCGATCTCGAATTCCTCGACCGTCCCGAATGGCAGGCGATCCGCCGCGCCTATCCGCTGCGCTTCGCCGCCGCGACGCCGTACAGCCCGACCTTCATGTACCGCGCGCTGGACAGCGGACGCGCCGACGTCATCAGCGCCTTCTCGTCCGACGGGCGGATCGCCGCCGACCGATTGACGGTGCTCGCCGATCCTAAGCATGCGGTGCCCGGCTATGACGCGGTCATGCTGATGTCGCCCGCACACCGCGACGATGCCCGCTTCGCCGCCGCGTTGCGCCCGCTGGTCGGGCGCATCCCCGTGACGATGATGCGCGAGGCAAATTACCGCGTTGATCGCGATGTCGACAAGCAAAGCCCCGAGGCCGCCGCGCGGTGGCTGGCGGCGCGCCTCGGCCTTTGA
- a CDS encoding ATP-binding cassette domain-containing protein gives MPALSSGPAVAFDHVGKSYGEAAAIADVSLAIEGGAFVALVGTSGSGKSTLLKTVNRLVVPDIGRVTLNDDDVAAEPAPALRRRIGYVFQDVGLFPHLSVAENIALPLRLANAPDAARGVAMLDLVELPRTLATRMPAELSGGQRQRVGVARALVTRPGLLLMDEPFGALDPVTRESLAGAVRRLHDELRLTTIMVTHDMAEALLLATRVVVMAAGRVVADETPAALLAGAGGDAAQALVAVPRTQAARLAVLAS, from the coding sequence ATGCCAGCACTTTCGTCCGGACCGGCGGTGGCCTTCGACCATGTCGGCAAAAGCTACGGTGAGGCGGCGGCGATCGCCGACGTGTCGCTGGCGATCGAGGGCGGTGCGTTCGTCGCGCTGGTCGGCACGTCGGGATCGGGCAAGTCGACGCTGCTCAAGACCGTGAACCGGCTGGTGGTTCCCGACATCGGCCGCGTCACGCTGAACGATGACGATGTCGCGGCGGAGCCGGCACCCGCGTTGCGACGGCGGATCGGCTACGTCTTCCAGGACGTCGGGCTGTTCCCGCATCTCAGCGTGGCCGAGAACATCGCACTGCCGTTGCGACTGGCGAACGCCCCCGATGCGGCGCGCGGCGTGGCGATGCTCGATCTGGTCGAGCTGCCACGCACGCTCGCGACGCGGATGCCCGCCGAGCTGTCCGGCGGGCAGCGCCAGCGTGTCGGGGTTGCGCGCGCGCTGGTGACCCGGCCGGGGCTGTTGCTGATGGATGAACCGTTCGGCGCGCTCGATCCGGTCACGCGCGAGTCGCTGGCCGGCGCGGTACGGCGGCTGCACGACGAACTGCGGCTGACCACGATCATGGTCACGCACGACATGGCGGAGGCGCTGCTGCTCGCTACTCGCGTGGTGGTGATGGCGGCGGGGCGGGTCGTCGCCGACGAAACCCCGGCCGCGCTGTTGGCGGGGGCGGGGGGCGATGCCGCGCAGGCGCTGGTCGCCGTACCGCGTACCCAGGCCGCGCGGCTGGCGGTGCTCGCCTCATGA
- a CDS encoding SDR family oxidoreductase, whose product MKAMLVTGGGSGIGRAVAQVFSARGWRVGLADIDAQGLKETAALLPADRTSTHVMDVRDPSEWEEVLADFARVSDGRLDVMFNNAGIAAGGAFAEIGLDAIDRVIDVNFRGIAYGARMAYPYLKETPGSCLLNTASASAIYGSAGLAIYSATKFAVRGLTEALDGEWAAQGIRVRSLMPGFIDTNLLSAAIPGTNHTARDLVVRRKLEFTAVETVAEKAWDAAHGDRVHTVVGKTAQRMTFAARWMPGRLRAMMRAR is encoded by the coding sequence ATGAAGGCGATGCTGGTTACGGGCGGCGGCTCGGGCATCGGGCGCGCGGTGGCGCAGGTGTTCAGCGCGCGCGGCTGGCGCGTCGGGCTCGCTGACATCGATGCGCAGGGGCTGAAGGAAACCGCGGCGCTACTGCCCGCCGATCGCACCAGCACGCACGTGATGGATGTACGCGATCCGTCGGAATGGGAGGAAGTGCTCGCCGATTTCGCGCGGGTCAGCGACGGGCGGCTCGACGTCATGTTCAACAACGCCGGGATCGCGGCTGGCGGTGCATTCGCGGAGATCGGGCTCGACGCGATCGACCGCGTCATCGACGTCAACTTTCGCGGCATCGCCTACGGGGCTCGCATGGCCTATCCGTATCTGAAGGAAACGCCGGGATCGTGCCTGTTGAACACCGCATCGGCCTCGGCGATCTACGGCTCGGCGGGGCTGGCGATCTATTCGGCGACGAAGTTCGCGGTGCGCGGATTGACCGAGGCGCTGGACGGCGAATGGGCGGCACAGGGAATCCGCGTTCGCTCGCTGATGCCCGGCTTCATCGACACCAACCTGCTGTCGGCGGCGATCCCGGGGACCAACCATACCGCGCGCGACCTGGTGGTCCGTCGCAAGCTGGAGTTCACGGCCGTCGAGACCGTCGCGGAAAAGGCGTGGGACGCAGCACACGGGGACCGCGTGCACACGGTGGTGGGCAAGACGGCGCAGCGGATGACGTTCGCGGCGCGGTGGATGCCCGGACGGCTGCGGGCGATGATGCGGGCGCGATAA